The Microbacterium foliorum genome has a window encoding:
- a CDS encoding fasciclin domain-containing protein — protein sequence MFSTKKKVTAAITLGLASAFLLSACSMGGTTSDEPSESMAPESSETTAPAETMDPAADLVGPGCAAYAEAVPDGAGSVEGMSLDPVATAASNNPLLKTLVAAVSGQLNPDVNLVDTLNGDEFTVFAPVDDAFAKIDPATIEALKTDSATLSSILTYHVVPGQIAPADIDGTHATVNGADLEVTGSGDSIMVNDANVICGGVKTANATVYLIDSVLMPPAA from the coding sequence ATGTTCAGCACCAAGAAGAAGGTCACCGCAGCGATCACCCTCGGCCTTGCGAGCGCATTCCTGCTCTCCGCATGTTCCATGGGCGGAACCACCAGCGACGAGCCGTCGGAGTCGATGGCTCCTGAGTCTTCCGAGACCACGGCCCCCGCCGAGACGATGGACCCGGCCGCGGACCTCGTCGGCCCCGGCTGCGCCGCATACGCAGAGGCAGTGCCGGACGGCGCCGGATCGGTCGAGGGCATGTCGCTCGACCCGGTCGCGACCGCCGCATCGAACAACCCGCTGCTCAAGACGCTGGTCGCCGCAGTCAGCGGTCAGCTCAACCCCGACGTCAACCTCGTCGACACCCTGAACGGTGACGAGTTCACCGTCTTCGCCCCCGTGGACGACGCCTTCGCGAAGATCGACCCCGCCACCATCGAGGCACTCAAGACCGACAGCGCCACGCTGAGCTCGATCCTGACGTACCACGTGGTCCCCGGCCAGATCGCTCCGGCTGACATCGACGGCACCCACGCCACGGTCAACGGCGCCGACCTCGAGGTCACCGGAAGCGGCGACTCGATCATGGTCAACGACGCCAACGTCATCTGCGGTGGAGTCAAGACCGCCAACGCCACCGTGTACCTCATCGACTCGGTGCTGATGCCCCCGGCCGCGTAA
- a CDS encoding type 1 glutamine amidotransferase domain-containing protein produces the protein MATLTDSRVAFLATDGFEDSELTSPWEAVQGEGASATLIAPEGLQITGKNGHVQHVDLTSDTAKADEFDALVLPGGVVNADHLRLDKPSIELARSFFEQHKPVAVICHGAWILIEAGVVDGRTLTSYPSLATDLRNAGATWVDEEVVVDEGLVSSRTPDDLPAFNAKLIEEVAEGRHAEQTA, from the coding sequence ATGGCGACTCTCACCGACAGCCGAGTGGCATTCCTGGCCACGGACGGATTCGAGGACAGCGAGCTGACCAGTCCGTGGGAAGCGGTGCAGGGCGAGGGCGCGAGCGCCACGCTCATCGCACCCGAGGGACTGCAGATCACCGGCAAGAACGGCCACGTCCAGCACGTCGACCTGACCTCCGACACCGCGAAGGCCGACGAGTTCGACGCGCTCGTGCTCCCGGGAGGCGTCGTGAACGCCGACCACCTGCGCCTCGACAAGCCCTCCATCGAACTCGCCCGTTCGTTCTTCGAGCAGCACAAGCCGGTCGCCGTCATCTGCCACGGCGCATGGATCCTGATCGAAGCGGGAGTCGTCGACGGACGCACCCTCACGAGCTACCCGAGCCTGGCCACCGATCTGCGCAACGCCGGCGCGACCTGGGTCGATGAGGAGGTCGTGGTCGACGAAGGTCTCGTGTCGAGCCGCACCCCCGACGACCTGCCCGCCTTCAACGCGAAGCTGATCGAAGAGGTCGCCGAAGGGCGGCACGCCGAGCAGACGGCCTGA
- a CDS encoding CGNR zinc finger domain-containing protein, whose protein sequence is MHLNPYGEYAVLLAASLADDFPDDRAGIEDRTLERGMTMTFPPARDDHERVREVVDDWLQIVDEHDPAARAEVLNAQMAKAAAYPRLTNHDGEGWHLHYRDDVQSLPYVLRAIFAVGTSLHLVTRGMDRLGRCEASPCTNVVVDVTRNGRQRFCSVRCANRAAVRRHRARMGA, encoded by the coding sequence ATGCATCTCAACCCTTACGGCGAGTACGCGGTGCTTCTGGCCGCCTCGCTCGCGGACGACTTTCCCGACGATCGTGCCGGCATCGAGGACAGAACACTCGAGAGGGGCATGACGATGACGTTCCCGCCCGCACGCGATGATCACGAGCGCGTCCGCGAGGTCGTCGACGACTGGCTGCAGATCGTCGACGAGCACGATCCCGCGGCGCGAGCCGAGGTGCTCAATGCGCAGATGGCGAAGGCGGCGGCCTATCCCCGACTCACGAATCATGACGGGGAGGGCTGGCACCTGCACTACCGGGACGACGTGCAGTCGCTGCCGTACGTGCTCCGGGCGATCTTCGCGGTCGGCACGTCGCTGCACCTCGTCACGCGCGGCATGGATCGCCTCGGGCGATGCGAGGCCTCGCCCTGCACGAACGTCGTCGTCGACGTGACCCGCAACGGCAGGCAGCGGTTCTGCTCGGTGCGCTGCGCGAACAGAGCGGCGGTCCGGCGTCACAGGGCACGCATGGGCGCCTGA
- a CDS encoding DUF1697 domain-containing protein, with protein MTRSVMLLRAVNVSGRNLVPMGRLREVLAPQLGEVSTYIASGNIVCDEPDDPAAACARVRALISAEFGVDTPVILRTHEALVRAENSHPFADASDKLLHAMFLEGPASPGAVAALEQRLVPGERIALTGEELWIAYSERGVHSTKLTKAALDKALGVAGTARNLRTVRTLVELTA; from the coding sequence ATGACCCGCAGCGTGATGCTGTTGAGAGCGGTGAACGTGTCTGGGCGCAACCTCGTGCCGATGGGGCGGCTGCGCGAGGTGCTCGCCCCGCAGCTCGGTGAGGTGTCGACCTACATCGCCAGTGGCAACATCGTGTGCGACGAGCCAGACGATCCGGCGGCCGCCTGTGCGCGAGTCCGTGCACTGATCTCCGCGGAGTTCGGTGTCGACACCCCCGTGATCCTTCGGACGCACGAGGCGCTCGTGCGCGCCGAGAACAGCCACCCCTTCGCCGATGCGTCCGACAAGCTGCTGCACGCGATGTTCCTCGAAGGTCCTGCATCCCCGGGCGCGGTCGCGGCGCTCGAGCAGAGACTCGTGCCGGGGGAGCGGATCGCCCTGACCGGCGAGGAACTGTGGATCGCCTACAGCGAGCGCGGAGTGCACAGCACCAAGCTCACCAAGGCCGCGCTCGACAAAGCGCTCGGTGTTGCCGGAACCGCCCGCAACCTCCGCACGGTCCGCACGCTCGTCGAGCTCACGGCGTGA
- a CDS encoding isochorismatase family protein — MSRALLIVDIQNDFTEHGALAVAGGDAVASAVSAFLEAHAAEYDVIVASRDWHDAQGDNGGHFAESPDFVDTWPSHCVAGSDGAEYDPLLVTDAVTHHVRKGQGEPAYSMFEGTTEDGKTVAGILAGAGVVSADVVGIATDHCVRASALDAIAHGVQVRVLTDLIAGVAAEPSAAALAELAHAGAVLAQSGAA; from the coding sequence ATGAGCCGAGCGCTTCTGATCGTCGACATCCAGAACGACTTCACCGAGCACGGCGCGCTCGCCGTCGCGGGTGGGGATGCCGTGGCATCCGCCGTCTCCGCCTTCCTGGAGGCTCACGCCGCGGAGTACGACGTGATCGTCGCCTCGCGCGACTGGCATGACGCGCAGGGGGACAACGGCGGTCACTTCGCCGAGAGTCCCGACTTCGTCGACACGTGGCCCTCGCACTGCGTCGCGGGCTCGGATGGGGCCGAGTACGATCCGCTGCTGGTGACGGATGCCGTCACCCATCATGTCCGCAAGGGGCAGGGTGAGCCGGCGTACTCGATGTTCGAGGGTACGACCGAGGACGGCAAGACGGTCGCCGGGATCCTGGCCGGAGCCGGCGTGGTCTCCGCAGACGTGGTCGGGATCGCCACCGATCACTGCGTCCGGGCCTCCGCCCTCGATGCGATCGCGCACGGTGTGCAGGTGCGGGTCCTCACCGACCTGATCGCCGGGGTCGCCGCGGAGCCGAGCGCCGCGGCCCTCGCCGAACTCGCCCATGCCGGAGCGGTCCTGGCCCAGAGCGGTGCGGCATGA
- a CDS encoding alpha/beta hydrolase, producing the protein MNTRPTSRLRRTIAVIAGLAAASVALSGCLYSMIPEQAEPKPSTTKAPDTEGVSADLMPFYGQTLSWSECGTGFDCTDVTAPLDWESPGQGEITLSVVRHQATGTAQGSLLTNPGGPGASGVELIRDSLDFAVGADLIENYDVIGFDPRGVGQSTAVTCFDASEMDDYLYSIPTAKRGSAQWEAELLAGHKKFAEACEANSGGILPYITTINAARDMDLIRAVLGDAQLNYLGYSYGTFLGATYANLYPDKAGRLVLDGAIDPAVSGLDVGATQALGFESALRAYMQDCLDSGECPFTGTVDEAMADLGALLASVDASPLKNGDGRLLGADALMTGIIAALYSADSWSYLTQAFDEALQGDPTTAFFLADFYNGRENGSYLDNSSEAFRAYNCMDYPVEDDPNAEAATTAKIAEGAPTIAPYWNGPDSCAVWPYPPTGTRGEITAEGAGPILVVGTTNDPATPYEWSESLADQLQEGVLITRVGEGHTGYNKGNTCVDGAVEAFLLDDVVPEDGLRCE; encoded by the coding sequence CGCATCCGTCGCCCTCTCGGGGTGCCTGTACTCGATGATCCCCGAGCAGGCCGAGCCGAAGCCGTCGACCACCAAGGCACCCGACACCGAGGGCGTCTCGGCAGATCTGATGCCCTTCTACGGGCAGACGCTCTCGTGGAGCGAATGCGGCACCGGCTTCGACTGCACCGATGTGACCGCACCCCTGGACTGGGAGAGCCCGGGCCAGGGCGAGATCACTCTGTCGGTGGTGCGCCACCAGGCGACCGGCACTGCTCAGGGCTCGCTGCTCACCAACCCCGGTGGCCCCGGCGCCAGCGGTGTGGAGCTCATCCGCGACAGCCTCGACTTCGCCGTCGGCGCCGACCTGATCGAGAACTACGACGTGATCGGCTTCGACCCACGAGGGGTGGGGCAGTCCACGGCGGTCACCTGCTTCGACGCGTCCGAGATGGACGACTACCTCTACTCGATCCCCACGGCCAAGCGCGGCAGTGCGCAGTGGGAGGCCGAGCTGCTCGCCGGTCACAAGAAGTTCGCCGAGGCATGCGAGGCGAACAGCGGCGGCATCCTGCCGTACATCACGACCATCAACGCGGCTCGCGACATGGACCTGATCCGTGCGGTGCTGGGGGACGCGCAGCTCAACTACCTCGGCTACTCCTACGGCACCTTCCTCGGAGCGACCTACGCGAACCTCTACCCCGACAAGGCGGGACGCCTGGTTCTCGACGGGGCCATCGACCCCGCGGTCTCCGGCCTCGACGTCGGCGCGACGCAGGCGCTCGGATTCGAATCGGCGCTGCGTGCGTACATGCAGGACTGCCTGGATTCGGGGGAGTGCCCGTTCACCGGCACCGTCGATGAGGCGATGGCCGACCTCGGCGCACTGCTCGCGAGCGTCGACGCGTCGCCGCTCAAGAACGGCGACGGGCGCCTGCTCGGTGCCGATGCGCTGATGACCGGCATCATCGCGGCGCTCTACTCCGCCGACAGCTGGTCGTACCTCACCCAGGCCTTCGACGAGGCGCTGCAGGGCGATCCGACGACCGCGTTCTTCCTGGCCGACTTCTACAACGGCCGTGAGAACGGCAGCTACCTCGACAATTCCAGCGAGGCATTCCGCGCCTACAACTGCATGGACTACCCGGTCGAAGACGACCCGAACGCCGAGGCGGCGACCACCGCCAAGATCGCCGAGGGTGCGCCGACGATCGCTCCGTACTGGAACGGCCCCGATTCGTGTGCCGTGTGGCCGTACCCGCCGACCGGCACCCGGGGCGAGATCACCGCCGAGGGCGCCGGCCCGATCCTCGTGGTCGGCACGACCAACGACCCGGCCACCCCGTACGAGTGGTCGGAGTCGCTCGCGGACCAGCTGCAGGAGGGCGTGCTCATCACACGCGTGGGCGAGGGGCACACCGGATACAACAAGGGCAACACCTGTGTCGACGGCGCCGTCGAGGCGTTCCTCCTCGACGATGTGGTGCCCGAGGATGGGCTGCGCTGCGAGTGA